One genomic region from Methanocaldococcus fervens AG86 encodes:
- a CDS encoding tetratricopeptide repeat protein: MIKIFSHAWNNKGVAFARLERFEEAVKCFEKLLQIDKIFMTPLLIYINI; encoded by the coding sequence ATAATTAAAATATTTTCTCATGCTTGGAACAATAAAGGGGTAGCATTTGCGAGATTAGAAAGATTTGAAGAAGCAGTAAAATGTTTTGAAAAATTACTACAAATAGATAAAATTTTCATGACACCATTGTTGATATATATAAATATTTAA